From a single Diachasmimorpha longicaudata isolate KC_UGA_2023 chromosome 15, iyDiaLong2, whole genome shotgun sequence genomic region:
- the LOC135169767 gene encoding forkhead box protein C2-A-like, whose protein sequence is MPRPSRDTYGDQKPPYSYISLTAMAIWSSRDKMLPLAEIYKFIADRFPYYRKDTRRWQNSLRHNLSFNDCFIKVPRGPHRPGKGAYWALHPAALSMFENGSLLRRRKRFKLHKPDKELLKSELQALASSMPPPHSEPSGVASPVTTSTGSLNAANLHRLREDLLRWEMQERRMMVATTSASTGFGLEAAQEAPSSYYLLSAEARQRLTSGVIPDPSEVNRPYDTSLLPNGSWSFSNFNGTYMTHLPAYLQSSRQSLLSSEMSDSRAICSRISSIEGNTSTVGSRDAYDIYRDRLYDEEHSPTLPSKVYRPPDIIFGSSSSPRLSPSYADGTDVAGIDQRTPTRTSPSLEATVLPLPHQTNSHKKAKKPFTIENIIAPDDDEHRSSETALLIPRPLYAGYSMTASRPYETAT, encoded by the exons ATGCCTCGACCGTCGCGAGATACTTATGGAGATCAGAAACCGCCCTATTCTTATATATCTCTTACGGCGATGGCGATTTGGTCGTCGAGAGATAAAATGCTGCCATTGgcggaaatttataaatttattgctGATCGATTTCCGTATTATCGGAAAGATACCCGGAGATGGCAGAATTCATTGCGGCATAATTTGTCGTTCAACGATTGCTTCATCAAG GTGCCGAGAGGTCCCCACCGTCCCGGAAAGGGTGCCTACTGGGCGCTGCACCCAGCGGCGCTGTCGATGTTTGAAAACGGTTCGCTGTTGCGACGTCGTAAGCGTTTCAAGCTCCACAAACCGGACAAGGAGCTCCTAAAATCGGAGCTTCAGGCGCTGGCCTCGTCGATGCCCCCGCCGCACTCGGAGCCGTCAGGCGTCGCATCCCCAGTGACAACGTCAACCGGAAGTCTGAACGCAGCGAATCTCCACCGACTCCGCGAGGACCTCCTGCGCTGGGAGATGCAGGAGAGGCGGATGATGGTGGCAACGACATCGGCATCAACTGGATTCGGCCTGGAAGCTGCTCAGGAGGCTCCATCGAGTTACTATCTCCTCTCCGCGGAGGCAAGACAGCGTCTAACAAGCGGAGTAATACCGGACCCGAGCGAGGTAAATCGCCCGTACGACACGTCCCTCCTTCCGAACGGCAGCTGGTCCTTCTCCAATTTCAACGGCACCTACATGACCCACCTTCCCGCCTATCTCCAGTCCTCCAGGCAGTCCCTCCTGTCGTCCGAGATGTCGGACAGTCGCGCCATTTGCAGCCGAATTTCCTCGATCGAGGGCAACACCTCCACCGTTGGCTCGCGCGATGCCTACGACATTTATCGGGACCGGCTCTACGACGAGGAGCACTCGCCGACATTACCCTCCAAAGTGTACAGACCACCCGACATTATATTCGGCTCCAGCTCATCACCCAGATTATCACCGAGTTATGCCGACGGTACTGATGTCGCTGGAATTGATCAGAGGACACCCACCAGAACGTCACCCAGTCTCGAGGCCACTGTTTTACCTCTTCCCCATCAAACGAACAGTCATAAAAAAGCCAAAAAACCATTCACTATCGAAAATATTATTGCACCTGATGATGATGAGCACAGGAGTAGTGAGACCGCTCTGTTGATACCGAGACCTCTCTACGCCGGCTACTCGATGACTGCCTCCAGACCTTACGAGACTGCAACCTGA
- the LOC135169764 gene encoding arylphorin subunit alpha-like: MLRELLVLALTGFCLTQALGIETHTADMDFLHKQKKIYELFFYIDQPKLIGSEFYEVGRTYDIEQNIDLYKDKMVAREFLYRFKLGMLRKGALFSVYYQEHREELRALFKLFYYAKDFATFYKTASWARLYMNEGMYIMALTTAVMYRQDCKYIALPPMYEVYPHLFFNNEIIQDAQRIKMTGYKKEVGTGNVETFLINTNYTTSFMKYFSDKEYQLDYFYDDVGLNNYYYYIRTIFPFWVSLKDLEVPKQIRGELYYYVHQQLMARYYLERLSNGFGEIEDFNMYKKFAPGYFSTLVYANGVAQPSRDRYSEVPVYKYKYVKEIRNIESRILAAIDSGFIMDREGKQYSLYSHEGLNYLGNLIEGNGDSCNTRFYGAIDALYRDIFGFNYDCKQKNCKVPSALQLFSTSLRDPAFYRLYKRIIGYFYRYKCNLPTYTKGDLEFSGVYIEDVKLDKLYTFFEEYDYLINNAVTVDNYKDGMNFNMKARKYRLNYKPFTYTIDVKSERTTKGMVRIFLGPSYDDRFFKEQTYFYYNWYNFVEVDKFMVELKTGMNTIERKSTESSLTAKDIFSGEKFYKKLLKAVEGNEPFTYTNKMYGFPDNLYLPKGRVGGYPFKLFVYIYPIDEAKLTTYDIPLFGKMLYDGKPFGFPLDRPMYPWYYDLKNMYFRDVYVHYMNENIEGYQYQKEKHFAEKYETYGHQYPKYEKYEKYDKYYGKHETYPVGIEKTLF, encoded by the exons atgcTGAGAGAGTTGTTGGTACTGGCCCTGACAGGCTTCTGCCTGACTCAGGCACTGGGCATTGAGACTCACACCGCTGACATGGACTTCCTCCACaagcagaaaaaaatctacGAACTTTTCTTCTACATCGATCAGCCCAAGCTCATTGGCAGTGAATTCTACGAAGTTGGACGCACCTATGACATCGAGCAGAACATTGACCTGTACAAGGACAAG ATGGTCGCCCGTGAGTTCCTCTACAGATTCAAACTGGGGATGCTCCGCAAGGGTGCCCTCTTCTCCGTATACTACCAAGAACACCGCGAGGAACTCCGCGCTCTCTTCAAACTGTTCTACTACGCCAAGGACTTTGCGACCTTCTACAAGACCGCAAGCTGGGCTCGTCTCTACATGAACGAGGGAATGTACATCATGGCCCTCACCACTGCTGTCATGTACAGGCAAGACTGCAAATACATTGCCCTGCCACCCATGTACGAAGTCTACCCTCACCTCTTCTTCAATAACGAAATCATTCAGGATGCTCAGCGTATCAAAATGACTG GATACAAGAAGGAAGTGGGTACTGGCAACGTGGAGACATTCTTGATCAACACCAACTACACAACCTCCTTCATGAAATACTTTTCGGACAAGGAGTACCAGCTGGACTACTTCTACGACGATGTCGGTCTCAACAACTACTACTACTACATCCGTACCATCTTCCCATTCTGGGTGAGCCTGAAGGACCTGGAAGTGCCCAAGCAAATCCGTGGAGAGCTGTACTACTACGTCCACCAGCAGCTGATGGCCCGTTACTACTTGGAGCGTCTGAGCAACGGATTCGGTGAGATTGAGGACTTCAACATGTACAAGAAATTCGCCCCCGGCTACTTCTCCACCCTGGTCTACGCCAACGGTGTTGCCCAGCCAAGCCGCGATCGTTACAGCGAAGTGCCAGTATACAAGTACAAATACGTCAAGGAGATCCGCAACATCGAGTCACGAATCCTAGCGGCCATTGACTCTGGCTTCATCATGGACAGGGAAGGCAAGCAGTACAGCCTGTACTCCCACGAGGGATTGAACTACCTGGGTAACCTCATCGAGGGCAACGGCGACTCCTGCAACACACGTTTCTACGGTGCCATCGACGCCCTCTACAGGGACATCTTCGGCTTCAACTACGACTGCAAGCAGAAGAACTGCAAAGTACCAAGTGCCCTTCAACTATTCAGCACGAGTCTTCGTGACCCAGCATTCTACCGCCTGTACAAGAGAATCATCGGCTACTTCTACAGATACAAGTGCAACCTGCCAACCTACACCAAGGGCGACCTGGAGTTCTCCGGTGTCTACATCGAGGACGTCAAGCTAGACAAACTCTACACATTCTTCGAGGAGTACGACTACCTGATCAACAACGCCGTGACTGTCGACAACTACAAGGATGGCATGAACTTCAACATGAAGGCAAGGAAGTACCGTCTCAATTACAAACCATTCACGTACACAATTGATGTCAAGAGCGAGAGAACCACCAAGGGTATGGTGCGCATCTTCCTGGGACCATCATACGATGACAGATTCTTCAAGGAACAGACTTACTTCTACTACAACTGGTACAACTTCGTTGAAGTGGACAAATTCATGGTCGAAC TGAAGACTGGCATGAACACGATTGAGCGCAAGAGCACAGAGAGCAGTCTCACAGCCAAGGACATCTTCAGTGGTGAGAAATTCTACAAGAAACTCCTCAAGGCTGTCGAAGGAAACGAGCCATTCACATACACCAACAAAATGTACGGCTTCCCAGACAATCTGTACCTTCCCAAGGGTCGCGTTGGTGGTTATCCATTCAAACTCTTCGTCTACATCTACCCCATCGATGAGGCTAAGCTCACCACCTACGACATCCCACTCTTCGGCAAGATGCTCTACGACGGCAAACCATTCGGCTTCCCACTGGACAGACCCATGTATCCATGGTATTATGACCTCAAGAACATGTACTTCAGGGATGTATACGTCCACTACATGAACGAGAACATCGAGGGCTACCAGTACCAGAAGGAAAAACACTTCGCCGAGAAATACGAGACTTATGGCCACCAGTACCCCAAGTACGAGAAGTACGAGAAGTACGACAAGTACTATGGAAAACACGAGACCTACCCCGTGGGCATTGAGAAGACATTGTTCTAA
- the LOC135169769 gene encoding geranylgeranyl transferase type-2 subunit beta: MALLMKDVQLPGVIPKLLLEKHSNYLVSYGTNKDDYMYCMTEYLRMSGMYWGLTALDLMGQLDHTNKDEILGFIKTCQSDCGGISASLNHDPHLLYTLSAVQILCMYDALDVIDTDKVVKYVKERQQPDGSFTGDVWGEVDTRFSFCAVATLSLLGRLDAIDVDKAVEFVKSCMNFDGGFGSKPGSESHAGLIYCCLGLLSITGHLHLVDADRLGWWLCERQLPSGGLNGRPEKLPDVCYSWWVLSSLTILGKLHWIDKKRLLEFVLSCQDTETGGFSDRPGDMVDPFHTLFGLTAISLLDPDHGLKPINPTFCMPEYIIQRIGLKPSRLER; the protein is encoded by the exons ATG GCACTCCTGATGAAGGATGTTCAACTACCGGGCGTAATTCCAAAGCTACTACTGGAGAAACATTCAAATTATTTAGTCTCGTATGGAACAAATAAAGATGATTAC ATGTACTGTATGACAGAGTATTTAAGAATGTCCGGCATGTACTGGGGCTTGACAGCACTGGACCTCATGGGACAACTGGACCACACAAACAAGGACGAAATCCTGGGATTCATAAAAACCTGTCAGAGCGACTGCGGTGGAATAAGTGCCAGTTTAAATCACGATCCCCATTTGCTTTATACACTGAGTGCTGTCCAGATTCTGTGCATGTACGATGCCCTGGACGTCATTGACACTGATAAGGTCGTCAAGTACGTGAAAGAACGACAGCAGCCTGATGGAAGCTTCACTGGAGACGTCTGGGGAGAAGTCGACACTAGATTTTCGTTCTGTGCAGTTGCCACGTTGTCACTGCTG GGCCGATTGGATGCCATTGATGTTGATAAAGCAGTGGAGTTTGTAAAAAGTTGTATGAATTTTGATGGAGGCTTTGGATCCAAACCTGGCTCTGAAAGCCATGCTGGATTAATTTATTGCTGTCTCGGGCTCCTGTCTATCACAG GGCACCTGCACTTGGTAGATGCCGACAGACTCGGCTGGTGGCTCTGTGAAAGACAGTTACCATCTGGAGGTCTCAACGGAAGACCCGAGAAATTACCCGACGTTTGTTACTCCTGGTGGGTACTTTCGTCCCTCACAATCCTCGGAAAGTTACATTGGATTGATAAGAAACGACTG CTGGAATTTGTCCTGTCTTGCCAAGACACCGAGACAGGAGGGTTCTCTGACCGACCCGGCGACATGGTGGATCCGTTCCACACGTTGTTCGGCCTCACTGCAATTTCCCTCCTGGATCCGGATCACGGGCTCAAGCCAATTAATCCTACATTCTGCATGCCTGAGTACATCATACAGAGAATTGGATTGAAACCCTCCAGACTCGAAAGATGA
- the LOC135169766 gene encoding WD repeat-containing protein 43 isoform X3, whose amino-acid sequence MASPGCSAFSSNQQYWAFCGIDGKLKIWETATSTLKQEFVPNLHLSSPCSVIGWITVGQQSTTSVQSPWRKRKRKSISEDAEQKEIIALGSVNGSVTLYDIASASVSNVLANGHSACITALTWTPSHGLFTAGDDHQIVEWNIQENGIKCKWKSGKGKITALVLPPDEKTIISADKIIKVWDLESKQVIGTFIGHANQVSFLKTIKIDEHMSYLISGAQGDSYLGVWSLNEKKERTSIASLTMQDDPISLSVQSSENSQMAVLAVNRSGQANLFTYQPNGQCTKPLKPTVTVMIAADSNQKESVQQMPIQSACLTANGKMLLVYGSLINLTFEHLLPDFSSRIMGLVRSDGRKIKEKKEEALTKVKIAETDENVEYLVPGATSAPAKRTRAGSQLPLKDRLENLSLNSEMNISGKTPSKGANMAQLLLQGLNSKDKSILMNVLYNRDETIIKNTISKLPVQAISPLLRELTNMLQGKTYPSKIAVNWLKHLIIMHAAHLLSHPDIGDVLSPILGLIDAKLGIFTELSRLRGRVALVTGQISHLNDDESKNITEEGLLIYQDSDSSDEDTDVGEMEGESESDDNWAETSEQEEEQEDLENGKSDDDASICS is encoded by the exons ATGGCGAGTCCCGGCTGCTCCGCTTTCTCGTCGAACCAACAATACTGGGCATTTTGCGGTATCGACGGAAAATTGAAGATATGGGAGACAGCAACGAGTACATTGAAACAGGAGTTCGTTCCTAATTTACATCTCTCTTCACCGTGCAGTGTTATAGGATGGATAACAGTCGGACAACAATCAACGACGTCTGTG cAGTCGCCATGGAGGAAACGAAAGAGGAAATCCATATCAGAAGATGCAGAACAAAAGGAGATAATCGCTCTTGGATCAGTGAATGGGAGTGTGACCTTATACGACATAGCATCAGCGTCAGTGAGCAACGTCCTCGCGAATGGTCACTCAGCTTGCATCACAGCCCTGACATGGACCCCATCCCATGGGCTGTTCACAGCAGGAGATGACCACCAAATTGTTGAGTGGAATATCCAAGAGAATGGAATCAAGTGCAAATGGAAATCGGGAAAGGGCAAAATCACAGCTCTAGTATTGCCTCCTGATGAAAAGACGATCATCTCGGCTGATAAAATTATCAAAGTATGGGATTTGGAGAGCAAACAGGTGATTGGGACTTTCATTGGCCACGCCAATCAGGTTTCATTCCTGAAGACCATCAAAATTGACGAGCATATGAGCTATTTGATCAGCGGAGCTCAGGGTGATTCTTATCTTGGAGTGTGGTCGTTGAATGAG AAAAAGGAGAGGACATCGATAGCATCCCTTACGATGCAGGACGACCCAATATCGCTGTCAGTCCAGtcatcagaaaattcccaAATGGCAGTTCTCGCAGTGAACAGATCAGGTCAAGCGAACTTGTTCACGTACCAGCCCAATGGTCAATGCACAAAACCCCTGAAGCCAACCGTGACAGTGATGATTGCTGCTGATTCCAATCAGAAAGAATCTGTCCAGCAGATGCCTATCCAGTCAGCCTGCTTGACAgcaaatggaaaaatgttACTAGTTTATGGATCCCTAATAAATTTGACATTCGAACATCTACTGCCGGATTTCTCGAGTAGAATAATGGGTCTCGTGAGGTCTGACGGTAGAAAAATCAAGGAGAAGAAGGAGGAGGCCCTGACAAAGGTGAAGATTGCAGAGACCGACGAGAACGTCGAATATTTGGTGCCAGGTGCGACCAGTGCCCCAGCGAAGAGGACGAGGGCTGGCTCACAGTTGCCTTTGAAAGACAGACTTGAGAATCTAAGCCTAAATTCCGAGATGAACATTTCAGGAAAGACTCCATCAAAAGGAGCCAACATGGCACAGTTGTTGCTCCAAGGGCTCAACAGCAAAGACAAGAGTATATTGATGAATGTTTTGTACAACCGAGACGAGactataattaaaaataccatTAGCAAATTACCTGTTCAGGCGATATCGCCGCTACTCAGGGAGTTGACGAATATGCTCCAGGGAAAGACCTATCCCAGCAAAATAGCTGTTAATTGGCTGAAACATCTCATCATCATGCATGCAGCTCATCTGCTCTCGCATCCGGATATTGGCGATGTTCTCAGTCCAATTTTGGGACTCATCGATGCTAAACTGGGcatttttacggaattatCGAGGCTTAGGGGCCGAGTTGCTCTCGTCACGGGACAGATTTCACATTTGAATGATGATGAGAGTAAAAATATAACTGAAGAGGGGCTTCTTATTTATCAAGATTCTGATTCATCAGATGAAGATACTGATGTTGGTGAAATGGAAGGGGAGAGTGAGTCCGACGACAACTGGGCTGAAACATCCGAGCAAGAGGAAGAACAGGAGGATCTCGAGAATGGAAAATCCGATGATGATGCTTCGATATgcagttga
- the LOC135169766 gene encoding WD repeat-containing protein 43 isoform X2 — protein MASPGCSAFSSNQQYWAFCGIDGKLKIWETATSTLKQEFVPNLHLSSPCSVIGWITVGQQSTTSVSPWRKRKRKSISEDAEQKEIIALGSVNGSVTLYDIASASVSNVLANGHSACITALTWTPSHGLFTAGDDHQIVEWNIQENGIKCKWKSGKGKITALVLPPDEKTIISADKIIKVWDLESKQVIGTFIGHANQVSFLKTIKIDEHMSYLISGAQGDSYLGVWSLNEQKKERTSIASLTMQDDPISLSVQSSENSQMAVLAVNRSGQANLFTYQPNGQCTKPLKPTVTVMIAADSNQKESVQQMPIQSACLTANGKMLLVYGSLINLTFEHLLPDFSSRIMGLVRSDGRKIKEKKEEALTKVKIAETDENVEYLVPGATSAPAKRTRAGSQLPLKDRLENLSLNSEMNISGKTPSKGANMAQLLLQGLNSKDKSILMNVLYNRDETIIKNTISKLPVQAISPLLRELTNMLQGKTYPSKIAVNWLKHLIIMHAAHLLSHPDIGDVLSPILGLIDAKLGIFTELSRLRGRVALVTGQISHLNDDESKNITEEGLLIYQDSDSSDEDTDVGEMEGESESDDNWAETSEQEEEQEDLENGKSDDDASICS, from the exons ATGGCGAGTCCCGGCTGCTCCGCTTTCTCGTCGAACCAACAATACTGGGCATTTTGCGGTATCGACGGAAAATTGAAGATATGGGAGACAGCAACGAGTACATTGAAACAGGAGTTCGTTCCTAATTTACATCTCTCTTCACCGTGCAGTGTTATAGGATGGATAACAGTCGGACAACAATCAACGACGTCTGTG TCGCCATGGAGGAAACGAAAGAGGAAATCCATATCAGAAGATGCAGAACAAAAGGAGATAATCGCTCTTGGATCAGTGAATGGGAGTGTGACCTTATACGACATAGCATCAGCGTCAGTGAGCAACGTCCTCGCGAATGGTCACTCAGCTTGCATCACAGCCCTGACATGGACCCCATCCCATGGGCTGTTCACAGCAGGAGATGACCACCAAATTGTTGAGTGGAATATCCAAGAGAATGGAATCAAGTGCAAATGGAAATCGGGAAAGGGCAAAATCACAGCTCTAGTATTGCCTCCTGATGAAAAGACGATCATCTCGGCTGATAAAATTATCAAAGTATGGGATTTGGAGAGCAAACAGGTGATTGGGACTTTCATTGGCCACGCCAATCAGGTTTCATTCCTGAAGACCATCAAAATTGACGAGCATATGAGCTATTTGATCAGCGGAGCTCAGGGTGATTCTTATCTTGGAGTGTGGTCGTTGAATGAG CAGAAAAAGGAGAGGACATCGATAGCATCCCTTACGATGCAGGACGACCCAATATCGCTGTCAGTCCAGtcatcagaaaattcccaAATGGCAGTTCTCGCAGTGAACAGATCAGGTCAAGCGAACTTGTTCACGTACCAGCCCAATGGTCAATGCACAAAACCCCTGAAGCCAACCGTGACAGTGATGATTGCTGCTGATTCCAATCAGAAAGAATCTGTCCAGCAGATGCCTATCCAGTCAGCCTGCTTGACAgcaaatggaaaaatgttACTAGTTTATGGATCCCTAATAAATTTGACATTCGAACATCTACTGCCGGATTTCTCGAGTAGAATAATGGGTCTCGTGAGGTCTGACGGTAGAAAAATCAAGGAGAAGAAGGAGGAGGCCCTGACAAAGGTGAAGATTGCAGAGACCGACGAGAACGTCGAATATTTGGTGCCAGGTGCGACCAGTGCCCCAGCGAAGAGGACGAGGGCTGGCTCACAGTTGCCTTTGAAAGACAGACTTGAGAATCTAAGCCTAAATTCCGAGATGAACATTTCAGGAAAGACTCCATCAAAAGGAGCCAACATGGCACAGTTGTTGCTCCAAGGGCTCAACAGCAAAGACAAGAGTATATTGATGAATGTTTTGTACAACCGAGACGAGactataattaaaaataccatTAGCAAATTACCTGTTCAGGCGATATCGCCGCTACTCAGGGAGTTGACGAATATGCTCCAGGGAAAGACCTATCCCAGCAAAATAGCTGTTAATTGGCTGAAACATCTCATCATCATGCATGCAGCTCATCTGCTCTCGCATCCGGATATTGGCGATGTTCTCAGTCCAATTTTGGGACTCATCGATGCTAAACTGGGcatttttacggaattatCGAGGCTTAGGGGCCGAGTTGCTCTCGTCACGGGACAGATTTCACATTTGAATGATGATGAGAGTAAAAATATAACTGAAGAGGGGCTTCTTATTTATCAAGATTCTGATTCATCAGATGAAGATACTGATGTTGGTGAAATGGAAGGGGAGAGTGAGTCCGACGACAACTGGGCTGAAACATCCGAGCAAGAGGAAGAACAGGAGGATCTCGAGAATGGAAAATCCGATGATGATGCTTCGATATgcagttga
- the LOC135169766 gene encoding WD repeat-containing protein 43 isoform X1 — MASPGCSAFSSNQQYWAFCGIDGKLKIWETATSTLKQEFVPNLHLSSPCSVIGWITVGQQSTTSVQSPWRKRKRKSISEDAEQKEIIALGSVNGSVTLYDIASASVSNVLANGHSACITALTWTPSHGLFTAGDDHQIVEWNIQENGIKCKWKSGKGKITALVLPPDEKTIISADKIIKVWDLESKQVIGTFIGHANQVSFLKTIKIDEHMSYLISGAQGDSYLGVWSLNEQKKERTSIASLTMQDDPISLSVQSSENSQMAVLAVNRSGQANLFTYQPNGQCTKPLKPTVTVMIAADSNQKESVQQMPIQSACLTANGKMLLVYGSLINLTFEHLLPDFSSRIMGLVRSDGRKIKEKKEEALTKVKIAETDENVEYLVPGATSAPAKRTRAGSQLPLKDRLENLSLNSEMNISGKTPSKGANMAQLLLQGLNSKDKSILMNVLYNRDETIIKNTISKLPVQAISPLLRELTNMLQGKTYPSKIAVNWLKHLIIMHAAHLLSHPDIGDVLSPILGLIDAKLGIFTELSRLRGRVALVTGQISHLNDDESKNITEEGLLIYQDSDSSDEDTDVGEMEGESESDDNWAETSEQEEEQEDLENGKSDDDASICS, encoded by the exons ATGGCGAGTCCCGGCTGCTCCGCTTTCTCGTCGAACCAACAATACTGGGCATTTTGCGGTATCGACGGAAAATTGAAGATATGGGAGACAGCAACGAGTACATTGAAACAGGAGTTCGTTCCTAATTTACATCTCTCTTCACCGTGCAGTGTTATAGGATGGATAACAGTCGGACAACAATCAACGACGTCTGTG cAGTCGCCATGGAGGAAACGAAAGAGGAAATCCATATCAGAAGATGCAGAACAAAAGGAGATAATCGCTCTTGGATCAGTGAATGGGAGTGTGACCTTATACGACATAGCATCAGCGTCAGTGAGCAACGTCCTCGCGAATGGTCACTCAGCTTGCATCACAGCCCTGACATGGACCCCATCCCATGGGCTGTTCACAGCAGGAGATGACCACCAAATTGTTGAGTGGAATATCCAAGAGAATGGAATCAAGTGCAAATGGAAATCGGGAAAGGGCAAAATCACAGCTCTAGTATTGCCTCCTGATGAAAAGACGATCATCTCGGCTGATAAAATTATCAAAGTATGGGATTTGGAGAGCAAACAGGTGATTGGGACTTTCATTGGCCACGCCAATCAGGTTTCATTCCTGAAGACCATCAAAATTGACGAGCATATGAGCTATTTGATCAGCGGAGCTCAGGGTGATTCTTATCTTGGAGTGTGGTCGTTGAATGAG CAGAAAAAGGAGAGGACATCGATAGCATCCCTTACGATGCAGGACGACCCAATATCGCTGTCAGTCCAGtcatcagaaaattcccaAATGGCAGTTCTCGCAGTGAACAGATCAGGTCAAGCGAACTTGTTCACGTACCAGCCCAATGGTCAATGCACAAAACCCCTGAAGCCAACCGTGACAGTGATGATTGCTGCTGATTCCAATCAGAAAGAATCTGTCCAGCAGATGCCTATCCAGTCAGCCTGCTTGACAgcaaatggaaaaatgttACTAGTTTATGGATCCCTAATAAATTTGACATTCGAACATCTACTGCCGGATTTCTCGAGTAGAATAATGGGTCTCGTGAGGTCTGACGGTAGAAAAATCAAGGAGAAGAAGGAGGAGGCCCTGACAAAGGTGAAGATTGCAGAGACCGACGAGAACGTCGAATATTTGGTGCCAGGTGCGACCAGTGCCCCAGCGAAGAGGACGAGGGCTGGCTCACAGTTGCCTTTGAAAGACAGACTTGAGAATCTAAGCCTAAATTCCGAGATGAACATTTCAGGAAAGACTCCATCAAAAGGAGCCAACATGGCACAGTTGTTGCTCCAAGGGCTCAACAGCAAAGACAAGAGTATATTGATGAATGTTTTGTACAACCGAGACGAGactataattaaaaataccatTAGCAAATTACCTGTTCAGGCGATATCGCCGCTACTCAGGGAGTTGACGAATATGCTCCAGGGAAAGACCTATCCCAGCAAAATAGCTGTTAATTGGCTGAAACATCTCATCATCATGCATGCAGCTCATCTGCTCTCGCATCCGGATATTGGCGATGTTCTCAGTCCAATTTTGGGACTCATCGATGCTAAACTGGGcatttttacggaattatCGAGGCTTAGGGGCCGAGTTGCTCTCGTCACGGGACAGATTTCACATTTGAATGATGATGAGAGTAAAAATATAACTGAAGAGGGGCTTCTTATTTATCAAGATTCTGATTCATCAGATGAAGATACTGATGTTGGTGAAATGGAAGGGGAGAGTGAGTCCGACGACAACTGGGCTGAAACATCCGAGCAAGAGGAAGAACAGGAGGATCTCGAGAATGGAAAATCCGATGATGATGCTTCGATATgcagttga